A genome region from Bradyrhizobium commune includes the following:
- a CDS encoding DUF1499 domain-containing protein, with the protein MARRFSAPYQTEPVSSLASWARNLAVFAVVAVVVSIIIVRFGFLEMKPALATFFGGLAIAALSILFGLAGFAAIWQNGSRGMARILLAFVIDAMILAYPAYLGLQYRKLPAIHDITTDPIDPPRFDALARLRTGDGANSAVYAGLYSAEQQRQFYPDIEPIELEIPVDRAYAIARQLVIKRKWLVIDEREPQPPRRIGRIEAVARSPIMGFREDISIRVVPDGEDSRVDIRSASRYFESDLGSNASRVTKFIDDLNTAADADALKPVKKTPVAPPKAPAKTVKK; encoded by the coding sequence ATGGCCCGCAGGTTTTCCGCTCCCTATCAGACGGAGCCCGTGTCCAGCCTCGCGAGCTGGGCGCGCAATCTGGCCGTGTTCGCGGTGGTGGCGGTGGTGGTGTCGATCATCATTGTCCGCTTCGGCTTCCTGGAGATGAAGCCGGCGCTCGCGACCTTCTTCGGCGGGCTTGCGATCGCGGCGCTGTCGATCCTGTTCGGGCTCGCCGGTTTTGCCGCGATCTGGCAGAACGGCTCGCGCGGCATGGCGCGCATCCTGCTCGCCTTCGTGATCGATGCGATGATCCTCGCCTATCCCGCCTATCTCGGCCTGCAATACCGCAAGCTGCCGGCAATCCACGACATCACGACCGATCCGATCGACCCGCCGCGCTTCGATGCGCTGGCGCGCCTGCGCACCGGCGACGGCGCCAACAGCGCGGTCTATGCCGGCCTTTATTCGGCCGAGCAGCAGCGCCAGTTCTATCCCGACATCGAGCCGATCGAGCTCGAGATCCCCGTCGACCGCGCCTATGCGATCGCACGCCAGCTCGTCATCAAGCGCAAATGGCTGGTCATCGACGAGCGCGAGCCACAGCCGCCCCGCCGGATCGGCCGCATCGAGGCGGTGGCGCGCTCGCCGATCATGGGCTTTCGCGAGGACATCTCGATCCGGGTCGTGCCTGACGGCGAGGATTCCCGCGTCGATATCCGCTCCGCCTCGCGCTATTTCGAGAGCGACCTCGGCAGCAATGCGTCACGCGTCACCAAATTCATCGACGATCTCAACACGGCTGCCGACGCCGATGCGCTGAAGCCGGTGAAGAAGACGCCGGTGGCGCCGCCCAAGGCGCCGGCGAAGACGGTGAAGAAATGA
- a CDS encoding MBL fold metallo-hydrolase, with protein sequence MSDNDDIPFNRNFPLKPGIVEEVRPGVRRVLCNNPSPFTFTGTVSYIVGTGKVALIDPGPDDAAHAAALLDAVRGETVSHIFVTHTHRDHSPNTARIKQATGATVYAEGPHRASRPRFESEKHNPESGSDRDFVPDVKVGHGDVIEGAGWRLEAVATPGHTANHLAFAWPERKFNFVGDHVMGWSTSIVAPPDGSMIDYMESLDRLAARKEDLYFSGHGPEIPDGPRFVRFLIRHRKAREASILHRLAKGEADIPTMVRAIYIGIDPRLTTAAGYSVLAHLEDLVARGVVATDGDPVIGGTYRMA encoded by the coding sequence ATGTCCGACAACGACGACATCCCGTTCAACCGCAACTTTCCGCTCAAGCCGGGAATCGTCGAGGAAGTCCGCCCCGGCGTGCGGCGCGTGCTCTGCAACAATCCGAGTCCGTTCACCTTCACCGGCACGGTCAGCTACATCGTCGGCACCGGCAAGGTCGCGCTGATCGATCCCGGTCCGGACGACGCGGCGCATGCAGCCGCACTGCTCGATGCGGTGCGCGGCGAGACGGTGAGCCATATCTTCGTCACCCATACCCACCGCGACCATTCGCCGAACACGGCGCGGATCAAGCAGGCAACCGGCGCGACCGTCTATGCCGAGGGTCCGCACCGCGCCTCGCGACCGCGCTTCGAAAGCGAGAAGCACAATCCGGAATCCGGCTCCGATCGCGACTTCGTGCCCGACGTCAAGGTCGGCCATGGCGATGTGATCGAGGGCGCCGGCTGGCGTCTGGAGGCCGTGGCGACACCTGGCCACACCGCCAATCATCTCGCCTTTGCCTGGCCCGAGCGGAAGTTCAACTTCGTCGGCGATCACGTGATGGGCTGGTCGACCTCGATCGTCGCCCCGCCTGACGGCTCGATGATCGATTACATGGAATCGCTCGACCGGCTCGCCGCCCGCAAGGAGGATCTGTATTTCTCCGGCCATGGTCCGGAGATTCCGGATGGCCCGCGCTTCGTGCGGTTTTTGATCCGCCACCGCAAGGCGCGCGAGGCCTCGATCCTGCACCGCCTCGCCAAGGGCGAGGCCGACATCCCGACCATGGTGCGCGCGATCTATATCGGCATCGATCCGCGGCTGACCACGGCCGCCGGCTATTCCGTGCTGGCGCATCTGGAAGATCTCGTCGCCCGCGGCGTGGTGGCGACGGATGGGGATCCCGTGATTGGCGGGACGTATCGGATGGCGTAG
- a CDS encoding acyl-CoA dehydrogenase produces MSVRPQTKDKPAAASFQWDDPFLLDEQLTEDERMVRDTARAYAQDKLLPRVTKAYLEEKTDREIFNEMGELGLIGITLPEEYGCANASYVAYGLVAREIERVDSGYRSMNSVQSSLVMYPIYAYGDENQRKKYLPKLASGEWVGCFGLTEPDAGSDPAGMKTRAEKVSDGYRLTGSKMWISNAPIADVFVVWAKSAEHDNQIRGFVLEKGMKGLSAPKIGGKLSLRASITGEVVMDGVVVPESALLPNVSGLKGPFGCLNRARYGISWGALGAAEDCMHRARQYTLDRKQFGKPLAATQLVQKKLADMETEIALGLQGSLRVGRLMDEGKFAPEMISIMKRNNCGKALDIARVARDMHGGNGISIEYHVMRHVHNLETVNTYEGTHDVHALILGRAITGIQAFF; encoded by the coding sequence ATGAGCGTGCGCCCTCAGACCAAGGACAAGCCGGCTGCGGCTTCCTTCCAGTGGGACGATCCGTTCCTGCTCGACGAGCAGCTGACCGAAGACGAGCGCATGGTGCGCGACACCGCCCGCGCCTACGCCCAGGACAAGCTGCTGCCGCGCGTCACCAAGGCCTATCTCGAAGAGAAGACCGATCGCGAGATCTTCAACGAGATGGGCGAGCTCGGCCTGATCGGCATCACGCTGCCGGAGGAATATGGCTGCGCCAACGCGAGCTACGTGGCCTACGGCCTGGTCGCGCGCGAGATCGAGCGGGTGGACTCCGGCTATCGTTCGATGAACTCGGTGCAGTCCTCGCTGGTGATGTACCCGATCTACGCCTATGGCGACGAGAACCAGCGCAAGAAGTACCTGCCGAAGCTTGCCAGCGGCGAGTGGGTCGGCTGCTTCGGGCTGACCGAGCCCGATGCCGGCTCCGATCCGGCCGGCATGAAGACCCGCGCCGAGAAGGTCTCGGACGGCTACCGCCTGACCGGCAGCAAGATGTGGATCTCGAACGCGCCGATCGCCGACGTGTTCGTGGTCTGGGCCAAGTCGGCCGAGCACGACAACCAGATCCGCGGCTTCGTGCTGGAGAAGGGCATGAAGGGCCTGTCCGCGCCGAAGATCGGAGGCAAGCTGTCGCTTCGCGCCTCGATCACCGGCGAGGTCGTGATGGACGGCGTCGTGGTCCCCGAAAGCGCATTGCTGCCCAACGTCTCCGGCCTGAAGGGCCCGTTCGGCTGCCTCAACCGCGCCCGCTACGGCATCTCCTGGGGCGCGCTCGGCGCCGCCGAGGACTGCATGCACCGTGCCCGCCAGTACACGCTCGACCGCAAGCAGTTCGGCAAGCCGCTGGCTGCGACCCAGCTCGTGCAGAAGAAGCTCGCCGACATGGAGACCGAGATCGCGCTCGGCCTCCAGGGTTCGTTGCGCGTCGGCCGCCTGATGGACGAGGGCAAGTTCGCCCCCGAGATGATCTCGATCATGAAGCGCAACAATTGCGGCAAGGCCCTCGACATCGCCCGCGTCGCCCGCGACATGCACGGCGGCAACGGCATCTCGATCGAGTACCACGTGATGCGCCACGTCCATAACCTCGAGACCGTCAACACCTACGAGGGCACCCATGACGTCCACGCCCTGATCCTGGGTCGCGCCATCACGGGGATCCAGGCGTTTTTCTGA
- the ribB gene encoding 3,4-dihydroxy-2-butanone-4-phosphate synthase: protein MPDTVQEVLQAFARGELVVVTDDDDREGEGDLIVAASFCTAEKMAFIIRHTSGIVCAPITTEDARRLRLDPMVAHNDSAHTTAFTVSIDYKPDGGTGISAEERASCCRALSNPNAGANDFARPGHIFPLIAKDGGVLLRSGHTEAAVDLCKLSGLPPVGVISELMNDDGSVMKGEQVARFAAQHKLKHVTIADMIAYRQAREKLIERVSTFVTESPIGPLQGYAYRSPFDSIAHVAFVYNGVGDGKNVLTRFHKPNIVKDTFTGHKRMAAVLEQFKKSGRGVLVYLRDGAAGVPVSPLPDETATEADRNRQWREVGVGAQILRDLGVTSIRHLTSSVHDYKGLSGFGIEIVANEQLES, encoded by the coding sequence ATGCCCGATACCGTTCAGGAAGTTTTGCAGGCCTTTGCCCGCGGCGAGCTCGTCGTCGTGACCGATGACGACGACCGCGAGGGCGAGGGGGATCTCATCGTTGCGGCCTCGTTCTGCACCGCCGAGAAGATGGCCTTCATCATCCGCCACACCTCCGGCATCGTCTGCGCGCCGATCACCACCGAGGATGCACGCCGGCTGCGGCTCGACCCGATGGTCGCCCATAACGACTCCGCCCACACCACGGCCTTCACCGTCTCGATCGACTACAAGCCCGACGGCGGCACCGGCATCTCGGCCGAGGAGCGCGCCTCGTGCTGCCGTGCGCTGTCCAATCCCAACGCCGGCGCCAACGATTTTGCCCGGCCCGGGCACATCTTCCCGCTGATCGCCAAGGACGGCGGCGTGCTGCTGCGCTCCGGCCACACCGAGGCCGCGGTCGATCTCTGCAAGCTCTCAGGGCTCCCGCCGGTCGGCGTCATCAGCGAGCTGATGAACGACGACGGCAGCGTCATGAAAGGCGAGCAGGTTGCCCGCTTCGCCGCCCAGCACAAGCTGAAGCACGTCACCATCGCGGACATGATCGCCTACCGCCAGGCGCGCGAGAAGCTGATCGAGCGGGTCTCGACCTTCGTCACCGAGAGTCCGATCGGGCCGCTTCAGGGCTATGCCTATCGCTCGCCGTTCGATTCCATCGCCCACGTCGCCTTCGTCTACAACGGCGTCGGCGACGGCAAGAACGTGCTGACGCGCTTCCACAAGCCGAACATCGTCAAGGACACGTTTACCGGCCACAAGCGTATGGCGGCCGTGCTCGAGCAGTTCAAGAAATCCGGCCGCGGCGTGCTGGTCTATTTGCGCGACGGCGCGGCCGGCGTCCCCGTATCGCCGCTGCCGGACGAGACGGCGACGGAAGCCGACCGCAATCGCCAGTGGCGCGAGGTCGGTGTCGGCGCGCAGATTCTGCGCGACCTCGGCGTCACCTCGATCCGGCATCTCACCTCGTCGGTACACGACTATAAGGGTCTGTCGGGCTTCGGCATCGAGATCGTCGCCAACGAGCAGCTGGAAAGCTAG
- a CDS encoding DUF3124 domain-containing protein, which yields MRIALSLIALLSPFGCAFPTLAQPNTTIEQTFADSLTALPKEDLGVSGGFYVPAYSSVAMSQGKLRVDFSVTLSVHNASETQPLVVRRIAYFDTAGKQLESYLKAPVALKPLATVSIFIPTDDVRGGTGANFLVDWAATGEIAEPVVEALMVGGVANAHYAFISQGRPTRTVSKK from the coding sequence GTGCGGATCGCGCTCTCGCTGATAGCCCTCCTCAGTCCGTTCGGGTGCGCTTTCCCGACACTCGCGCAGCCCAACACGACTATCGAGCAGACCTTCGCCGATTCGCTCACCGCGCTGCCGAAGGAGGACCTCGGCGTCTCCGGCGGCTTCTACGTGCCGGCCTATTCCAGCGTCGCGATGAGCCAGGGCAAGCTGCGGGTCGATTTCTCGGTGACGCTGAGCGTCCACAATGCCTCGGAGACGCAGCCGCTTGTCGTCAGGCGCATCGCCTATTTCGACACGGCGGGCAAGCAGCTGGAGAGCTATCTGAAGGCGCCGGTGGCGCTGAAGCCGCTCGCCACCGTCTCGATCTTCATCCCGACCGACGACGTCCGCGGCGGGACCGGAGCCAACTTCCTCGTCGACTGGGCCGCCACAGGCGAGATCGCCGAGCCGGTGGTCGAGGCCCTGATGGTTGGCGGCGTCGCCAATGCGCATTACGCTTTCATCAGCCAGGGCCGTCCGACCAGGACCGTCAGCAAGAAGTAA
- a CDS encoding PLP-dependent aminotransferase family protein, producing MPSSFDFAPLFPAGLPAPSARWTGLAKYSFVGGNNDSEQVPLDGLIEAANQALQREGRSLATYGLAHGPQGYLPLREFLVTKLKRDAGISCSVDDLMIVSGSLQALDLVNNTLLARGDTVIVEQETYQGSLQRLTRLGINTIGIPLDDDGMRMDVLASTLADLKSRGIRPKYIYTIPTVQNPTGSIMPESRRAELLRLSADYGVPIFEDDCYADLVWSGQRPPAIYAMSQNGGVIHIGSFSKSIAPALRVGFIVAPWDVMSRMLALKTDAGSGALEQMVLATYCRPHFASHVPALTMALRAKLDTLMEALNEQFGTAAEFEEPKGGIFLWVKLPDQVDTLKLYQAALAAGVSINPGPEWSTNKGHSGSRLRLCFASPSHQQIREGVAVLADVCRKEFGVPTRSGNMEKARA from the coding sequence ATGCCATCCAGCTTCGATTTTGCGCCCCTGTTTCCCGCAGGGCTGCCGGCCCCTTCTGCGCGCTGGACGGGCCTCGCCAAATACAGCTTTGTCGGCGGCAATAACGACTCCGAGCAGGTACCACTCGACGGCTTGATCGAGGCCGCCAATCAGGCCCTGCAACGCGAGGGTCGCTCGCTCGCCACCTACGGGCTGGCGCACGGCCCGCAGGGCTACTTGCCCCTGCGCGAATTCCTGGTGACAAAACTGAAGCGCGATGCCGGCATCAGCTGCTCGGTCGACGATCTCATGATCGTCTCCGGCTCGCTCCAGGCACTCGACCTCGTCAACAACACGCTGCTGGCGCGCGGTGACACCGTGATCGTCGAGCAGGAAACGTATCAGGGATCGCTGCAGCGGCTGACGCGGCTGGGCATCAACACCATCGGCATTCCACTCGACGACGACGGCATGCGCATGGACGTGCTGGCCTCGACACTGGCCGACCTGAAGAGCCGCGGCATCCGGCCGAAATACATCTACACCATCCCGACCGTACAGAACCCGACTGGCAGCATCATGCCGGAGAGCCGGCGCGCCGAACTCTTGCGACTTTCGGCCGACTACGGCGTGCCGATCTTCGAGGACGATTGCTACGCCGACCTGGTCTGGTCAGGACAACGCCCGCCGGCGATTTACGCGATGAGCCAAAATGGCGGCGTGATTCATATCGGCTCGTTCTCGAAATCGATCGCACCGGCGCTGCGCGTCGGCTTCATCGTCGCGCCCTGGGACGTGATGTCGCGAATGCTGGCGCTGAAGACGGATGCGGGGTCCGGCGCACTGGAGCAGATGGTGCTTGCGACCTATTGCCGGCCGCATTTCGCGAGCCACGTGCCGGCGCTGACCATGGCGCTGCGCGCCAAGCTCGACACGCTGATGGAGGCGCTGAACGAGCAGTTCGGCACCGCCGCCGAGTTCGAAGAGCCGAAAGGCGGCATCTTCCTCTGGGTCAAGCTGCCCGACCAGGTCGATACGCTCAAGCTCTATCAGGCAGCGCTTGCCGCCGGCGTCTCGATCAATCCGGGACCGGAATGGTCGACCAACAAGGGCCATTCCGGCTCGCGCCTGCGGCTGTGCTTTGCGAGCCCCTCGCATCAGCAGATCCGCGAGGGCGTTGCCGTGCTCGCCGACGTCTGCCGCAAGGAGTTCGGCGTGCCGACCCGCAGCGGCAACATGGAGAAGGCGCGGGCCTAG
- a CDS encoding helix-turn-helix domain-containing protein, with protein MLDQVMDFAGEVLPGSCVAPPYSEAAFLAELGERLRSARMRCDLSRRELARRSGISERYIAQIETGKGNVSIVLLLRLASAIHGSQPQAA; from the coding sequence ATGCTGGATCAAGTGATGGATTTCGCAGGCGAGGTGCTGCCGGGCAGCTGCGTGGCGCCGCCTTATTCCGAGGCCGCGTTTCTGGCCGAGCTCGGCGAACGCCTGCGGTCCGCGCGGATGCGCTGTGACCTGTCGCGCCGCGAGCTCGCCCGCCGTTCGGGGATTTCGGAGCGTTATATCGCCCAGATCGAGACCGGCAAGGGCAACGTCTCGATCGTGCTGTTGCTGCGGCTGGCCTCCGCCATCCACGGCAGCCAGCCCCAGGCAGCGTAA
- a CDS encoding alpha/beta fold hydrolase, which produces MTISHRFIETNGIRMHLAEAGDGPTVLLCHGFPECWYSWRHQLEALAAAGYRAIAPDMRGYGQTDKPDAIDQYTLLHLTGDMVGLLDAIGTDQAVIVGHDWGAPVAWRCALFRPDRFRAVVGLSVPFQPRGPNRPSTVMPRTEKQRFYQLYFQTPGVAEAELEKDVHNAIKTTLFALSGDAAVENPASLTMLPSDGGWLDGKPTTQSLPAWLTDNDLEFYVEEFKRTGFRGGLNWYRNIDWNWELLAPWSGAKVQVPALYVVGDRDGVYRSPNWNQLIPGLKQFVPSLRETIVLKGCGHWTQQERAKDVNNALLEFLKQL; this is translated from the coding sequence ATGACGATCTCGCATCGATTTATCGAGACAAATGGCATTCGAATGCACCTGGCCGAAGCAGGGGACGGCCCCACCGTGCTTCTCTGCCATGGCTTTCCTGAGTGCTGGTATTCGTGGCGGCACCAATTGGAAGCACTCGCTGCCGCCGGATATCGCGCCATCGCGCCCGACATGCGTGGTTACGGGCAGACGGACAAACCGGATGCGATCGATCAATATACTCTATTGCATCTGACCGGAGACATGGTTGGCTTGCTCGACGCGATCGGCACGGATCAAGCAGTCATTGTCGGACATGATTGGGGAGCGCCGGTCGCTTGGCGCTGCGCTCTGTTTAGACCGGATCGATTTAGGGCCGTCGTTGGCTTGAGCGTACCGTTTCAGCCCCGTGGTCCCAACCGACCAAGCACCGTCATGCCGAGGACCGAAAAGCAGCGCTTCTATCAACTGTATTTCCAGACGCCGGGCGTTGCCGAGGCGGAACTCGAAAAGGACGTTCACAACGCAATCAAGACAACATTGTTCGCCCTATCTGGCGATGCGGCGGTTGAAAATCCAGCGTCGCTCACGATGCTTCCTAGTGACGGTGGTTGGCTTGATGGGAAGCCTACAACCCAATCATTGCCGGCGTGGCTCACGGACAATGACCTCGAATTTTATGTCGAGGAGTTCAAGCGCACCGGCTTTAGAGGAGGTTTGAATTGGTATCGCAACATTGATTGGAATTGGGAGTTGCTCGCACCATGGTCGGGCGCAAAGGTTCAGGTCCCGGCACTCTATGTCGTCGGTGACCGAGACGGGGTTTACAGATCTCCGAATTGGAACCAACTCATCCCTGGCCTGAAACAGTTCGTGCCCTCGCTGCGCGAGACAATAGTCTTGAAAGGTTGCGGTCATTGGACTCAGCAAGAGCGCGCCAAAGACGTGAACAATGCGCTCCTGGAATTCCTGAAACAGTTATAA
- a CDS encoding aldo/keto reductase: MDNLNTQGISMPKLGLGTFRMQGDTCRAAVESALSIGYRHIDSAEMYANEDAIGAALAAARVPRGELHVTTKVWHENLSPDAIRRAFDTSLKKLRLDHVDLYLVHWPSKSANWGAVFETLIKLKEEGRTRAIGVANFTTALLKIAVEDVKAPIACNQIEYHAMLDQSKVLAYLRAKSIPLVAYCPLAQGRVATDPVLAEIGAKHNASAAQVALKWLLDQNGVGAIPKASRRESQQANLDALKITLDDADRKTIAALPKDKRCVNPGFAPAWD, encoded by the coding sequence ATGGACAATCTGAACACACAGGGCATCAGCATGCCCAAGCTCGGCCTCGGCACCTTCCGCATGCAGGGCGATACCTGCCGCGCCGCGGTCGAGAGCGCGCTGTCGATCGGCTATCGCCACATCGACAGCGCCGAGATGTACGCCAACGAGGACGCGATTGGCGCAGCGCTGGCCGCGGCCCGCGTGCCGCGCGGCGAGCTGCACGTCACGACAAAAGTCTGGCACGAGAATCTCAGCCCAGATGCGATCCGCCGCGCCTTCGACACCAGCCTGAAGAAGCTGAGGCTCGACCATGTCGATCTCTACCTCGTGCACTGGCCGTCGAAATCGGCGAATTGGGGGGCGGTATTCGAGACCCTGATCAAGCTGAAGGAGGAGGGGCGGACGCGGGCGATCGGCGTTGCCAATTTCACCACGGCGCTGCTCAAGATCGCGGTCGAGGACGTCAAGGCGCCGATCGCCTGCAACCAGATCGAATATCACGCGATGCTCGATCAATCGAAGGTGCTGGCTTATCTCAGGGCGAAGTCGATCCCGCTGGTTGCTTACTGCCCGCTCGCGCAGGGACGCGTCGCCACCGATCCGGTCCTCGCCGAGATCGGCGCCAAGCACAACGCCAGCGCCGCGCAGGTCGCGCTGAAATGGCTGCTCGACCAGAACGGCGTCGGCGCGATCCCGAAGGCCTCACGTCGTGAGAGCCAGCAGGCCAATCTCGACGCGTTGAAGATCACGCTCGACGATGCCGATCGCAAGACAATCGCCGCGCTGCCGAAGGACAAGCGCTGCGTCAATCCCGGCTTCGCGCCGGCCTGGGACTAG
- a CDS encoding alkaline phosphatase D family protein — translation MATLRASRAWTRRRFLVRSASSLAIAAVAKPSISRAADRPRIAGGLQSGDVSDGSAVIWARADRPARMQVECSTVESFKTIVASASRDARPDADFTAQLQLDDLPPGQDIFYRVRFDDIASGVAGESRVGHFRTAPVKGQSISFVWSGDVAGQGWGIDISRGGYRSYRTMRDNRPDFFIHSGDHIYADCTIPSEQKLPNGEIWRNLVTEDKAEVAHTLAQFRGNYKYNHLDEHFRAFHAEVPMFAQWDDHEVTNDWSPTGSYDEAGYEDDGTPRLVARARRAFFDFMPIRDVGARQGRVYRKIAYGPLLDVFMIDMRSYRDDSWNKGDDHRGWILGAEQLAWLKRELAASRATWKVIAADLPIGLVSLDAVALGDGPPDRREHEIADLLASIKRAGVRNIVWLTADMHYTAAHYYDPNKAEFSDFEPFWEFVSGPLHAGSWGPGELDNTFGPVALYQNGCSAAQGENLAPCFGLQFFGRVDIDGRDGVMTVTLKDVDNRDLWSVNLAPQPQARPAVVAQHS, via the coding sequence ATGGCAACGCTCCGCGCCTCGCGCGCATGGACCCGACGACGGTTCCTGGTCCGCTCCGCCTCCAGCCTCGCCATTGCCGCAGTCGCAAAGCCCTCCATCAGCCGTGCCGCCGATCGCCCGCGGATCGCGGGCGGCCTCCAGTCCGGCGACGTCTCGGATGGCTCGGCCGTGATCTGGGCGCGCGCCGACCGGCCGGCGCGGATGCAGGTGGAGTGCTCGACCGTTGAAAGCTTCAAGACCATCGTCGCGTCGGCATCGCGCGACGCTCGGCCGGACGCAGACTTCACCGCGCAGCTACAGCTCGACGATCTGCCGCCGGGGCAGGACATCTTCTATCGCGTGCGGTTCGACGACATCGCGAGCGGCGTCGCCGGCGAAAGCCGCGTCGGCCATTTCCGCACTGCGCCGGTCAAGGGCCAGTCGATCTCATTCGTATGGTCCGGTGACGTCGCAGGGCAGGGCTGGGGCATCGACATCTCGCGCGGCGGTTATCGCAGCTACCGCACCATGCGCGACAACCGCCCCGATTTCTTCATCCACTCCGGCGATCACATCTACGCCGACTGCACGATCCCGTCCGAGCAGAAGCTGCCGAACGGCGAGATCTGGCGCAACCTGGTGACCGAGGACAAGGCGGAGGTCGCGCATACGCTGGCGCAGTTCCGCGGCAACTACAAATACAATCACCTCGACGAGCATTTCCGCGCGTTCCACGCGGAGGTGCCGATGTTCGCGCAGTGGGACGACCACGAGGTCACCAACGACTGGTCGCCCACCGGCAGCTACGACGAGGCTGGTTATGAGGACGACGGCACGCCGCGGCTGGTCGCGCGCGCCCGCCGCGCCTTCTTCGACTTCATGCCAATCCGGGATGTCGGCGCGCGCCAGGGCCGGGTCTATCGCAAGATCGCTTACGGGCCGCTGCTCGACGTCTTCATGATCGACATGCGCAGCTATCGCGACGACAGCTGGAACAAGGGCGACGATCATCGCGGCTGGATTCTGGGTGCGGAGCAGCTGGCCTGGCTGAAGCGCGAGCTCGCCGCCTCGCGCGCGACCTGGAAGGTGATCGCGGCCGATCTGCCGATCGGCCTGGTCAGCCTGGACGCGGTCGCGCTCGGCGACGGCCCGCCCGACAGGCGTGAGCACGAGATTGCCGATCTTCTCGCATCGATCAAGCGCGCCGGTGTGCGCAACATCGTCTGGCTCACCGCCGACATGCACTACACCGCCGCGCATTACTACGATCCGAACAAGGCGGAGTTCAGCGATTTCGAGCCGTTCTGGGAGTTCGTCTCGGGTCCCTTGCATGCCGGCAGCTGGGGCCCGGGCGAGCTCGACAACACCTTTGGCCCGGTTGCGCTGTACCAGAACGGCTGTAGCGCGGCGCAAGGCGAGAACCTCGCGCCGTGCTTCGGCTTGCAGTTCTTCGGCCGCGTCGACATCGATGGCCGCGATGGTGTCATGACCGTGACCTTGAAGGACGTCGATAATCGCGACCTCTGGTCCGTCAACCTCGCGCCGCAGCCGCAGGCACGCCCGGCCGTGGTGGCACAGCATTCGTGA
- a CDS encoding NAD(P)H-dependent flavin oxidoreductase: MKTAITELFGIEHPIIQGGMHFVGFAELAAAVSNAGGLGIITGLTQKTPELLAKEIARCRDITDKPFGVNLTFLPTFSAPPYPEYIAAIVEGGIKAVETAGRSPEAYMPALKAAGIKVIHKCTSVRHSLKAERIGCDAVSVDGFECGGHPGEDDIPNMILLPRAAEELKIPFVASGGMADGRSLVAALSLGAAGMNMGTRFIATKEAPVHQNVKNALVAATELDTRLIMRRLRNTERVLKNANVERLLEIEHAKGDQLTIDDIHDQVAGVYPRIMLEGQMDAGAWSCGMVAGLIHDIPTCKELVDRIMSEAEQIIRGRLMGFLDGTGATRKVA, encoded by the coding sequence GTGAAGACCGCGATCACCGAACTGTTCGGCATCGAGCACCCCATCATCCAGGGCGGCATGCATTTCGTCGGCTTCGCCGAGTTGGCCGCCGCCGTCTCCAATGCCGGCGGCCTCGGCATCATCACCGGTCTCACGCAGAAAACGCCGGAGCTGCTGGCGAAAGAGATCGCGCGCTGCCGCGACATCACCGACAAGCCGTTCGGCGTGAACCTCACCTTCCTGCCGACCTTCTCGGCACCGCCTTATCCCGAATACATCGCGGCCATCGTCGAGGGTGGCATCAAGGCGGTTGAGACCGCGGGCCGCAGCCCGGAAGCCTACATGCCGGCGCTGAAGGCCGCCGGCATCAAGGTGATCCACAAATGCACCTCGGTGCGGCACTCGCTGAAAGCCGAACGCATCGGTTGCGACGCCGTCAGCGTCGACGGCTTTGAGTGCGGCGGTCATCCCGGCGAGGACGACATCCCCAACATGATCCTGCTGCCGCGCGCGGCGGAGGAATTGAAGATTCCGTTCGTCGCCTCCGGCGGCATGGCCGACGGGCGCAGCCTGGTCGCGGCGCTGTCGCTGGGCGCGGCCGGCATGAACATGGGCACGCGCTTCATTGCGACCAAGGAAGCGCCGGTGCATCAGAACGTGAAGAATGCGCTGGTCGCGGCGACCGAGCTCGACACCCGCCTGATCATGCGGCGCTTGCGCAACACCGAGCGCGTGCTCAAGAACGCCAATGTCGAGCGTCTGCTCGAGATCGAGCACGCCAAGGGCGACCAGCTCACGATCGACGACATCCACGACCAGGTCGCGGGCGTCTATCCCAGGATCATGCTGGAAGGCCAGATGGATGCCGGTGCCTGGAGCTGCGGCATGGTCGCAGGGCTGATCCACGACATCCCCACCTGCAAGGAACTCGTCGATCGCATCATGAGCGAGGCGGAACAGATCATCCGCGGCCGCCTGATGGGGTTCCTGGATGGGACGGGTGCGACGCGAAAGGTCGCCTGA